The Euwallacea similis isolate ESF13 chromosome 18, ESF131.1, whole genome shotgun sequence genome contains a region encoding:
- the LOC136414807 gene encoding U2 small nuclear ribonucleoprotein auxiliary factor 35 kDa subunit-related protein 2: MAFLNSLSRHSQWRKVAKKLRRKRIRQASAQDRDRLLLDEQQKRESSLSYQKWFQEQQRIEQEQAKEEAAQLAFREEQWKKAEEESQKQWQVLQQKLSMAREEKMRQNLKIRLEWEREEKRLKELKRLKEKEIEEKRLEQQRHEQELLDFLEEGGSTPEHLKTVMESNPGKDLCPFFQKVSACRFFDMCSRNHLRPGISRTLLITNFFTDMSLQIGETEHGSDVSLEYELEDTYQCYKDFFLDVTREFEKCGSILRFLCCCNHELHLRGNVYVEYKTTREALVAYHKFNGRWYAGRQLNVQFCNVASWKAAICGLFFWKKCPKGNACNFLHSFENPGGAYMPPERRNGESTSRRRNDDSPENWDREICDGRNWRWSESPERSLNERAKSSKRRREREHGSRCKRRSRDRLSKRRRKVGSSDRKLYY; this comes from the exons ATGGCTTTTCTTAATAGCTTATCCAGACATTCTCAATGGAGAAAGGTGGCGAAGAAATTGAGACGAAAACGAATCAGACAAGCCAGTGCTCAGGACCGGGATAGGCTGCTTCTTGATG AACAACAGAAACGTGAAAGCTCTCTGAGCTACCAAAAATGGTTTCAAGAACAACAAAGAATCGAGCAAGAGCAGGCCAAAGAAGAAGCAGCTCAGCTGGCTTTCAG GGAGGAACAGTGGAAGAAAGCAGAGGAGGAATCTCAGAAACAGTGGCAAGTGTTGCAGCAAAAGCTCTCCATGGCTCGAGAGGAAAAGATGCGccaaaatttaaagataaGACTTGAGTGGGAGAGAGAGGAGAAGCGGTTGAAAGAACTAAAGCGTCTCAAG gaaaaagaaatagaaGAGAAGCGTTTGGAACAACAAAGACATGAACAAGAGCTGTTAGATTTTTTGGAAGAAGGAGGTTCTACTCctgaacatttaaaaacagTCATGGAGTCCAACCCTGGAAAAGATCTATGTCCTTTCTTCCAGAAAGTGTCGGCATGTCGGTTCTTTGATATGTGCTCCAGGAATCATTTGAGGCCTGGCATTAGTCGAACCTTATTgattacaaattttttcacTGATATGAg TTTACAAATCGGGGAAACTGAGCATGGGAGCGACGTGAGCCTGGAATATGAACTTGAGGATACTTATCAATGTTACAAAGACTTTTTCCTGGATGTTACTCgcgaatttgaaaaatgcggCAGCATTCT GAGGTTTCTATGTTGCTGCAACCATGAGCTGCACTTGCGGGGAAATGTTTATGTGGAATACAAGACTACAAGGGAAGCTTTAGTCGCATACCATAAATTCAATGGTCGTTGGTATGCTGGCAGACAGTTAAATGTCCAATTTTGCAATGTTGCCAGTTGGAAGGCTGCAATATGTGGTctgtttttctggaaaaagtGTCCTAAAGGCAATGCCTGCAATTTCCTTCATTCATTTGAGAATCCTGGTGGAGCTTATATGCCTCCCGAGCGTCGGAATGGCGAAAGCACCAGCAGAAGGAGGAATGACGATTCTCCCGAGAA TTGGGATCGAGAGATTTGTGATGGAAGAAATTGGAGGTGGTCAGAGTCACCCGAAAGGTCTTTAAATGAGAGAGCGAAAAGTAGTAAACGGAGGCGGGAACGCGAGCATGGTAGCAGATGTAAGCGGAGGAGTAGGGATCGGTTGTCAAAGAGGCGTAGGAAGGTTGGAAGCAGCGATAGGAAGTTATATTATTGA
- the LOC136414587 gene encoding alpha-tocopherol transfer protein-like gives MGTLKMDGEWRLRAESELNETPERHEAEMRSMCDLVLNDRNLVVPNASEFLLRFLRARKFNSSKAFQMLQRYYLMKLKCPELFSCPLPSECNKTFDLQAQCMLHNRDQWGRRVYVIRVDSFDSSKATIEDIFRTNILALEQIVREPETQIAGLVVVLDLAGLSLQHAKFFTPYYAKKMVELVQETFPLRFKGFHVVNEPFYFDAVMAVLKPFLKEKIKKRIFLHGNDIEALHGFLSTDILPSEYGGEAGPFDNRGWYMKLLADEEYFKELERYGYKADEAEGDS, from the exons ATGGGAACTCTGAAAATGGACGGAGAGTGGCGCTTGAGAGCTGAGAGCGAACTTAACGAAACCCCCGAGAGGCACGAGGCGGAAATGCGTTCCATGTGCGACCTAGTCCTAA ACGATCGTAACCTGGTAGTGCCTAACGCGAGCGAGTTCCTGCTCCGCTTCCTGAGGGCCAGAAAGTTCAACAGCTCCAAAGCTTTCCAGATG CTGCAAAGGTACTACTTGATGAAGCTGAAGTGTCCCGAGCTGTTCAGCTGTCCTCTACCTTCAGAATGCAACAAAACGTTCGACTTGCAAGCCCAATGCATGTTGCACAATCGGGACCAATGGGGCCGCAGGGTATACGTAATACGCGTCG ACAGCTTCGACTCGTCTAAGGCCACGattgaagacatttttagGACAAACATCCTGGCCTTGGAGCAAATAGTCAGGGAGCCGGAGACCCAAATCGCCGGCCTGGTAGTGGTGCTGGATCTGGCAGGGCTGTCACTGCAGCACGCGAAGTTTTTCACCCCGTATTACGCCAAGAAGATGGTGGAACTAGTGCAGGAGACGTTCCCTTTGAGATTCAAGGGCTTTCACGTCGTCAACGAACCCTTCTACTTCGACGCCGTTATGGCCGTGCTCAAACCGTTCCTAAAGGAGAAGATCAAGAAGAGG ATATTTCTTCACGGGAACGACATCGAGGCCCTGCACGGCTTTCTGTCCACTGACATCCTGCCGTCTGAGTACGGAGGCGAAGCCGGGCCGTTCGACAACAGAGGGTGGTACATGAAGCTGTTGGCCGATGAGGAGTACTTCAAGGAGCTGGAGCGGTACGGCTACAAGGCTGACGAAGCGGAGGGCGACAGCTAA
- the Ac3 gene encoding adenylate cyclase type 3, whose amino-acid sequence MTEETNRDRAASRDNNNQTPSGKMEDRCYLFNTFPDKSLEWLYQSFSVKQKRAGLECFVVTAALFDMYMLVVPIYSDILPICILLVVNIALLVSCRVAPANTRIFWVVLPHFCWHVALLQLFAALYLKYTEISPRENLGWVLLFDYLIYVTLPLRLRYCVVLSLLTCGFYILALLGYSRADAGHVLEQHVANVILLITSNILGLTSYLVEDKQQRRAFLETRQSLEVKLVIEEQSAEQERLLLSVLPEHVAVQMRQDLDQADSQFKKIYMSRHENVSILYADIVGFTAISSTYSAQELVKMLNELFARFDKLAEKYQQLRIKILGDCYYCISGAPVERPDHAVLCVHMGLSMVKAIKYVQQTANSPVDMRVGIHTGAVLAGVLGQRQWQFDVYSKDVELANKMESSGMAGRVHISATTYSFLNGEFEVEPAYGEKRDEALRIAGLKTYFIVKVLKPFESQNEVHNGDTTNVPADADSCVISEMKTIIEEKKADPMRSREDSTEFKSRLRKELVSRDGHKELVKNTKYVTLSFVDPQKEKSYHHHIESSSSFVLMMFVVIRMATAVFTFIILPKDLTMSAIYILENVFFLTLVSMAIIEEFPGASNCCKAYKESMIVRMVLATFCVLGLGVVNIFDTISCVNIHGDTNCTSTTDLNKACLYPSYFTCCAVLVLIATALPACLPYLWKTFLMILVTAGQCCVNIFILGDLLDCGEPTYPYKTSILAKGKFSLSGLLVVSTLALAFLARHMEQVLRVLFLWRCEVEEQRSCAEDLKRRNEALVYNILPPHVAAHFMGGHDRNHDELYSQSYDEVGVLFASMPNFSDFYSEETVNNQGLECLRFLNEVISDFDALLGLPQYQDVIKIKTIGSTYMAASGLNPTRQIKPDDSIQVRWAHLALLVDFALDLKKALQSINEQSFNHFVLKLGINHGPITAGVIGARKPHYDIWGNTVNVASRMESTGKAGCIQVTEETCQILQAFGYQFEQRGLVAVKGKGQLMTYYLLGKTGKTTPPTAPVSPRGVIMETVNEEDESRDSLTSKSEKTVIECSDKADDEVFMLETERSEVSGIKEELEAKDSTEATLLLSSCDG is encoded by the exons ATGACCGAGGAAACTAATAGAGATAGGGCCGCATCCAGAGACAATAACAATCAAACGCCTTCCGGGAAAATGGAGGACCGGTGCTACCTCTTCAACACGTTCCCCGATAAGTCCCTCGAGTGGTTGTACCAGAGTTTCAGCGTCAAGCAAAAAAGAGCAGGCCTGGAATGCTTCGTGGTCACCGCCGCCTTATTCGACATGTACATGCTCGTG GTGCCCATTTACTCCGACATACTCCCCATATGCATCCTCCTGGTGGTCAACATAGCCCTGCTGGTGTCCTGCAGGGTGGCCCCGGCCAACACCCGGATCTTCTGGGTGGTGCTGCCCCACTTCTGTTGGCACGTGGCCCTGCTTCAGCTGTTCGCCGCCCTGTACTTGAAGTACACGGAAATCAGCCCCCGAGAGAACCTCGGCTGGGTGCTGCTCTTCGATTACCTCATCTACGTGACGCTGCCCCTGCGGCTGCGGTACTGCGTGGTGCTCAGTTTGCTGACGTGCGGCTTTTACATACTGGCTCTGCTGGGGTACTCCAGGGCGGATGCCGGTCACGTCCTCGAGCAG CATGTCGCGAACGTAATCCTACTAATAACATCGAACATACTGGGACTCACTTCATACCTGGTAGAGGACAAGCAGCAAAGAAGGGCCTTTCTGGAAACGAGACAATCCTTAGAAGTTAAGTTAGTTATCGAGGAGCAGAGCGCAGAGCAg GAGCGCCTTTTATTGTCTGTCCTGCCAGAGCACGTGGCCGTTCAAATGCGACAAGATCTGGACCAGGCGGACAGTCAGTTCAAGAAGATCTATATGAGCAGGCACGAAAACGTCAG CATCCTCTACGCGGACATAGTCGGATTCACTGCGATTTCCTCAACTTACTCGGCTCAGGAATTGGTCAAAATGCTCAATGAGCTCTTCGCGCGATTCGATAAATTGGCAGAG AAATACCAGCAGCTTCGCATAAAGATCTTAGGGGATTGTTACTACTGCATCAGCGGAGCCCCGGTAGAGAGGCCTGACCACGCGGTGCTCTGTGTGCACATGGGGCTTTCCATGGTCAAAGCCATCAA ATACGTACAACAAACCGCAAACTCCCCAGTGGACATGCGAGTGGGCATTCACACAGGTGCGGTTCTCGCCGGGGTCCTCGGACAGCGTCAATGGCAGTTCGATGTTTACTCCAAAGACGTGGAACTGGCCAATAAAATGGAGAGCAGTGGCATGGCCGG GAGGGTCCATATCTCAGCGACTACATACAGCTTCCTCAATGGAGAATTCGAGGTGGAACCCGCCTACGGCGAGAAACGGGATGAGGCCTTGAGGATTGCAGGGCTGAAGACCTACTTCATAGTTAAAGTTCTGAAACCGTTCGAGTCTCAGAACGAAGTCCACAACGGAGATACCACTAACGTGCCGGCGGACGCTGACAGCTGCGTTATTTCTGAGATGAAAACCATCATTGAGGAGAAGAAA GCTGACCCTATGCGGTCTCGAGAAGATTCCACGGAGTTCAAATCCAGGCTGCGAAAGGAGCTGGTTAGCAGAGACGGGCACAAGGAGTTGGTCAAGAACACGAAGTACGTGACGCTCTCCTTCGTGGATCCGCAGAAGGAGAAGTCGTACCATCACCACATAGAGAGCTCTTCTAGTTTTGTGTTGATGATGTTCGTAGTAATCCGCATGGCAACTGctgtttttacttttataatattaCCAAA GGACCTAACAATGAGTGCGATCTACATCCTTGAAAACGTGTTCTTCTTGACTCTGGTTTCAATGGCAATAATCGAAGAGTTTCCAGGAGCG TCGAACTGCTGCAAAGCCTATAAGGAGTCCATGATCGTGCGTATGGTTCTAGCTACCTTCTGCGTGCTGGGGCTGGgagttgtaaatatttttgatacg ATATCCTGTGTAAATATCCACGGAGACACCAACTGCACGTCGACAACCGATCTCAATAAGGCTTGCTTATATCCATCGTACTTCACCTGCTGCGCTGTGTTGGTTCTGATCGCCACGGCCTTGCCTGCGTGCTTACCTTACCTATGGAAAACGTTCCTTATGATTTTGGTCACTGCTGGACAGTGCTGCGTTAACATATTCATCTTGGGAGATTTGCTAGATTGTGGAGAGCCCACTTATCCATACAAAACCAG TATTCTagcaaaaggaaaatttagcCTCTCAGGGCTGCTGGTGGTCAGCACGCTGGCGCTAGCCTTTTTAGCGCGACAC ATGGAGCAAGTGCTTCGAGTGCTGTTTCTCTGGCGGTGTGAAGTAGAGGAGCAAAGGTCCTGCGCTGAGGACCTCAAGCGGCGCAATGAAGCTTTGGTGTACAACATATTGCCGCCCCATGTGGCAGCCCATTTCATGGGGGGGCACGATCGCAACCACGACGAGCTCTACTCGCAGAGCTACGACGAGGTGGGCGTTTTGTTCGCTTCCATGCCCAACTTCTCGGACTTCTACTCAGAGGAGACGGTTAACAATCAAGGGCTGGAATGTCTTAGGTTTTTAAACGAAGTTATCTCGGATTTTGATGCG CTGCTGGGCCTTCCGCAGTACCAGGACGTCATCAAAATCAAGACAATCGGCTCCACTTACATGGCAGCCAGTGGCCTAAACCCCACCAGACAAATCAAG CCCGACGATTCTATTCAAGTGCGTTGGGCGCACCTAGCACTTCTAGTAGATTTCGCGTTGGATCTCAAAAAGGCCCTGCAAAGCATCAACGAGCAGTCGTTCAATCATTTCGTGCTCAAACTAGGCATTAATCACGGCCCTATTACTGCGGGAGTAATCGGGGCTCGAAAACCCCACTATGATATATGGGGCAATACTGTCAACGTCGCTAGTAGAATGGAGAGCACAGGAAAAGCTGGTTGCATACAA GTAACCGAAGAGACCTGTCAAATTCTACAAGCTTTTGGTTACCAGTTCGAACAGCGCGGGCTGGTAGCGGTCAAAGGAAAAGGCCAACTGATGACTTACTATTTGTTAGGCAAAACTGGCAAAACCACTCCTCCCACTGCACCGGTCTCGCCTCGAGGAGTAATCATGGAAACCGTTAACGAAGAAGACGAATCGCGAGACAGCTTGACGTCGAAATCGGAGAAGACTGTAATCGAATGTTCTGACAAGGCGGACGATGAGGTTTTCATGCTGGAAACTGAGCGTTCGGAAGTGTCAGGTATTAAAGAAGAGTTGGAAGCAAAGGACTCAACTGAGGCCACGTTATTGCTTAGCTCATGCGACGGTTAG